In Streptomyces sp. NBC_00414, a single window of DNA contains:
- a CDS encoding SURF1 family cytochrome oxidase biogenesis protein, which produces MYRFLLSRQWVILTLIMLALIPTMIELGFWQLHRHEHKVALNQVISDSLAAEPAPAESLTAPGRGIERKDLYRRVTAKGTFDTADEVVVRRRTNSDEEVGFHVLTPFVLDDGRVLMVNRGWIPADGAQTEFPRIPAPAKGETTVTGRLMADETSGDSGIKDVRGLPDRMVMLINSEQQAKALGKQVLGGYVELTDPEPKGDVPELIPAPNHSDIGPHMAYAVQWWLFAAGVPVGFVVLVRRERRDRAEAAEVASAPTAEPAPV; this is translated from the coding sequence GTGTACCGCTTCCTGTTGTCCCGGCAGTGGGTGATCCTCACCCTCATCATGCTCGCGCTCATCCCCACGATGATCGAGCTGGGCTTCTGGCAACTGCACCGGCACGAGCACAAGGTCGCGCTGAACCAGGTGATCTCCGACTCGCTGGCCGCGGAACCGGCCCCCGCCGAGTCGCTCACCGCGCCGGGCCGGGGGATCGAGCGCAAGGATCTGTACCGCCGGGTGACGGCGAAGGGCACCTTCGACACCGCCGACGAGGTCGTGGTCCGCCGCCGTACCAACTCCGACGAAGAGGTCGGCTTCCACGTACTGACCCCGTTCGTCCTGGACGACGGCCGGGTCCTCATGGTCAACCGCGGCTGGATCCCCGCGGACGGCGCGCAGACCGAGTTCCCGAGGATTCCCGCGCCCGCGAAGGGCGAGACCACGGTCACCGGCCGGCTGATGGCCGACGAGACGAGCGGCGACAGCGGCATCAAGGACGTGCGCGGCCTGCCCGACCGCATGGTCATGCTGATCAACAGCGAGCAGCAGGCCAAGGCGCTCGGCAAGCAGGTCCTCGGCGGTTACGTCGAACTGACCGATCCCGAGCCCAAGGGCGACGTCCCCGAGCTGATCCCGGCGCCCAATCACAGCGACATCGGCCCCCACATGGCGTACGCGGTCCAGTGGTGGCTCTTCGCCGCGGGCGTCCCGGTGGGCTTCGTGGTCCTGGTCCGCCGCGAGCGCCGCGACCGCGCGGAGGCCGCCGAGGTCGCGTCCGCCCCTACGGCGGAGCCCGCCCCCGTCTGA
- a CDS encoding lysoplasmalogenase, with amino-acid sequence MNPRRARVLLVFCGVSFGLVSVVDLVSLAIGHDTGHTVAKPLLMPLLAAYAHLRGGPGLLVGALMFGWGGDVLLLLDAEPAFLAGMASFAAGHVCYLLLFKSLGGSAAPRARAGRLTAAAYALALVTTVALLWPGLPADLRVPVAGYSLLLTAMAYGATRLGSVAAAGGALFMLSDTLIATGVADWPQLPRPDLWIMLTYIAAQYLLVRSVLGALGARSEPPATYRGSHTVTT; translated from the coding sequence GTGAATCCGCGCCGCGCGCGCGTGCTGCTCGTCTTCTGCGGCGTCTCCTTCGGCCTGGTGAGCGTCGTGGATCTGGTCTCCCTGGCCATCGGCCACGACACCGGTCACACCGTGGCCAAGCCCCTGCTGATGCCCCTGCTCGCCGCCTACGCGCACCTGCGGGGCGGACCCGGGCTCCTCGTCGGTGCCCTGATGTTCGGGTGGGGCGGCGACGTCCTGCTGCTCCTCGACGCCGAACCGGCTTTCCTCGCCGGGATGGCCTCCTTCGCGGCGGGCCATGTGTGTTACCTGCTGCTCTTCAAGAGCCTTGGCGGCTCGGCTGCTCCACGCGCGCGTGCGGGCCGCCTCACGGCAGCCGCGTACGCCCTCGCCCTCGTCACGACCGTCGCCCTCCTGTGGCCCGGCCTTCCCGCCGACCTCCGTGTGCCCGTCGCCGGTTACAGCCTGCTGTTGACCGCGATGGCGTACGGCGCCACGCGGCTCGGGTCCGTCGCGGCCGCCGGGGGAGCCCTGTTCATGCTGTCGGACACCCTCATCGCGACCGGTGTCGCCGACTGGCCGCAGCTGCCACGGCCCGATCTGTGGATCATGCTCACCTATATCGCGGCACAGTACCTGCTGGTCAGAAGTGTGCTCGGGGCGCTCGGCGCGCGTTCCGAACCCCCGGCGACGTACCGTGGGAGCCACACCGTCACCACCTGA
- a CDS encoding sterol desaturase family protein, whose amino-acid sequence MPNLPDVVLWSIPAFVLLTVVEMVSVRIHPDEDAAGYETKDAATSVGMGLGSMAFDFLWKIPILAVYTAIYELTPLRVPVLWWTVPLLLLAQDFFYYWSHRGHHVIRILWACHVVHHSSEKFNLTTALRQPWTTWTVWPFYVPLIALGVHPAALAFCSSANLVYQFWIHTERIDKLPRAFEFVFNTPSHHRVHHASQGGYLDRNFGGILIVWDRLFGSFVPETDRPVYGLTKNIRTYNPIRVATHEYAAIARDLRAAGSWRERAGRVFGGPGWQPRTPGPAPAPVSAPASASASAPVRTASTETSVTEPAA is encoded by the coding sequence ATGCCGAACCTGCCCGATGTCGTGCTGTGGTCGATACCCGCCTTTGTGCTGCTCACCGTGGTGGAGATGGTGAGTGTCCGCATCCACCCGGACGAGGACGCCGCGGGGTACGAGACGAAGGACGCCGCCACGAGTGTCGGCATGGGCCTGGGCAGCATGGCCTTCGACTTCCTGTGGAAGATCCCGATCCTCGCCGTCTACACGGCCATATATGAGCTGACACCACTGCGCGTGCCCGTCCTGTGGTGGACCGTGCCACTGCTGTTGCTGGCGCAGGACTTCTTCTACTACTGGTCCCACCGCGGGCACCACGTGATCCGCATCCTCTGGGCCTGTCACGTCGTCCACCACTCCAGCGAGAAGTTCAACCTCACCACCGCGCTGCGACAGCCCTGGACCACCTGGACCGTGTGGCCGTTCTACGTGCCCCTCATCGCCCTCGGTGTCCACCCCGCCGCGCTCGCGTTCTGCTCGTCCGCGAACCTCGTGTACCAGTTCTGGATCCACACCGAGCGCATCGACAAGCTGCCCCGCGCCTTCGAGTTCGTCTTCAACACGCCCTCGCACCACCGGGTCCACCACGCCTCCCAGGGCGGCTATCTGGACCGTAACTTCGGCGGGATCCTGATCGTCTGGGACCGCCTCTTCGGGTCGTTCGTCCCGGAGACGGACCGGCCGGTGTACGGACTGACCAAGAACATCCGCACGTACAACCCGATCCGGGTCGCCACGCACGAGTACGCCGCCATCGCCCGGGACCTGAGAGCGGCGGGGAGCTGGCGCGAGCGGGCCGGGCGGGTGTTCGGGGGCCCGGGCTGGCAGCCCCGAACCCCGGGACCCGCCCCCGCACCTGTGTCCGCGCCCGCGTCTGCCTCCGCGTCCGCTCCGGTGCGGACCGCCTCTACGGAGACGTCCGTCACGGAACCCGCCGCGTGA
- a CDS encoding amidohydrolase family protein, whose product MSTDRTNGADHRSGTADRYTVISADCHAGADLLDYRPYLSKAYHDEFDAWAATYVNPYEDLVADTADKNWNSERRLAELERDGIVAEVVFPNTIPPFFPSGSLMAPAPTAEEFERRWAGLRAHNRWLADFCSAAPGRRAGVFQILLNDVGEAVKEIRWAVGAGLKGGLLLPGTPPGSGLPELYSSAYDPIWAVCEELDVPVNHHAGSASPPLGEEPAARAVFMVETTWFSHRALWHLIFGGAFRRHPGLKLVLTEQGSGWIPGVLDMLDYYHGRLVAAASKAATAESRFGVGLAASMGKGPSQVWRDNCFVGASFMRPHEVPLRDRIGLDKIMWGSDYPHDEGTYPYSREGLRIAYAGLSRDEITAMAGGNAARVYGFDLDLLDAVAAKAGPTVEEIAEPLGDPPADATSPAFARGGSVRVW is encoded by the coding sequence GTGAGCACGGACCGTACGAACGGCGCGGATCATAGGAGCGGCACGGCGGACCGCTACACCGTCATCTCGGCCGACTGCCACGCGGGAGCCGACCTGCTGGACTACCGGCCGTACCTGTCGAAGGCGTACCACGACGAGTTCGACGCCTGGGCGGCCACGTACGTCAATCCGTACGAGGACCTGGTGGCCGACACGGCCGACAAGAACTGGAACTCGGAGCGGCGCCTCGCGGAACTGGAGCGGGACGGCATCGTCGCCGAGGTCGTGTTCCCGAACACCATCCCGCCGTTCTTCCCGTCCGGGTCCCTGATGGCGCCGGCGCCGACGGCCGAGGAGTTCGAACGCCGCTGGGCGGGCCTGCGCGCCCACAACCGCTGGCTGGCGGACTTCTGTTCGGCGGCGCCGGGCCGCCGGGCGGGTGTCTTCCAGATCCTCCTGAACGACGTCGGGGAGGCGGTGAAGGAGATCAGGTGGGCCGTCGGGGCGGGCCTCAAGGGGGGCCTGCTGCTGCCCGGCACCCCGCCGGGCTCGGGCCTCCCCGAGCTGTACTCCTCCGCCTACGACCCCATCTGGGCGGTGTGCGAGGAACTGGACGTCCCCGTGAACCACCACGCGGGCTCGGCCTCGCCGCCGCTCGGGGAGGAGCCCGCGGCCCGGGCGGTCTTCATGGTGGAGACGACCTGGTTCTCGCACCGCGCGCTCTGGCACCTGATCTTCGGCGGCGCCTTCCGCAGGCATCCCGGCCTGAAACTGGTGCTGACCGAGCAGGGCTCCGGCTGGATCCCCGGGGTGCTCGACATGCTGGACTACTACCACGGGCGCCTGGTGGCCGCGGCCTCGAAGGCGGCCACCGCCGAGTCCAGGTTCGGCGTCGGCCTCGCCGCTTCGATGGGCAAGGGTCCGTCCCAGGTGTGGCGCGACAACTGCTTCGTCGGGGCGAGCTTCATGCGCCCGCACGAGGTGCCGCTGCGGGACCGCATCGGTCTCGACAAGATCATGTGGGGCAGTGACTACCCGCACGACGAGGGCACGTACCCGTACAGCAGGGAGGGCCTGCGGATCGCGTACGCGGGCCTGTCGCGCGACGAGATCACGGCGATGGCGGGCGGGAACGCGGCCCGCGTGTACGGATTCGACCTGGACCTCCTGGACGCCGTCGCGGCGAAGGCCGGCCCGACGGTGGAGGAGATCGCCGAGCCCCTCGGCGACCCCCCTGCGGACGCGACGAGCCCGGCGTTCGCCCGGGGAGGGTCGGTACGGGTCTGGTGA
- a CDS encoding acetoacetate decarboxylase family protein yields MARVRYGARTEAEIAAARTASSRLPDIWSTGVVAVWESDPDAVAAVLPPPLKPTGRPLVRVNISKVDLPGYPLGAGSFAVAAAHDGVEGWYPLVMPMTHERALTGGREVFGEPKKLGEVTVEREGLVVRAALARHGIEFAEVRGAVSGPLPLPEPTRKTDFYFKFLPAVDGSGFDADPVLVHCVRNEKVRKLERITGDVVLRESMYDPVADLPVRELVGITIGEKTTDQKGTVVERVDAQALLPYIHQRYDDPQQILDGPPQGSAR; encoded by the coding sequence ATGGCACGCGTACGGTACGGCGCGCGGACCGAGGCGGAGATCGCCGCCGCGCGCACCGCGAGCTCCCGGCTCCCCGACATCTGGTCCACCGGCGTGGTGGCCGTCTGGGAGAGCGACCCCGACGCGGTCGCGGCGGTCCTGCCGCCTCCGCTCAAACCCACCGGACGGCCCCTCGTCCGGGTGAACATCAGCAAGGTGGACCTGCCCGGTTACCCCCTGGGCGCCGGTTCGTTCGCGGTCGCCGCCGCGCACGACGGGGTCGAGGGCTGGTATCCGCTCGTCATGCCGATGACCCACGAACGGGCCCTCACCGGCGGCCGTGAGGTCTTCGGCGAGCCCAAGAAACTGGGCGAGGTGACGGTCGAGCGCGAAGGCCTCGTCGTACGCGCCGCTCTCGCCCGGCACGGCATCGAGTTCGCGGAGGTGCGCGGCGCCGTGAGCGGGCCGCTGCCCCTGCCGGAGCCGACGCGGAAGACCGACTTCTACTTCAAGTTCCTGCCCGCGGTGGACGGTTCGGGATTCGACGCCGATCCCGTCCTCGTGCACTGCGTGCGCAACGAGAAGGTGCGGAAGCTGGAGCGGATCACCGGCGACGTCGTCCTGCGGGAGTCGATGTACGACCCCGTCGCCGACCTCCCGGTCCGCGAACTCGTCGGGATCACCATCGGCGAGAAGACGACCGACCAGAAGGGCACGGTCGTCGAACGCGTGGACGCGCAGGCGCTGTTGCCGTACATCCACCAGCGGTACGACGATCCTCAGCAGATCCTCGACGGGCCGCCGCAGGGGAGCGCCCGGTGA
- a CDS encoding amidohydrolase family protein codes for MASATEPYLIISSDCHAGLPTEEYRPYLDARFHRDFDEFVAGQGRRREEMNRLGIRNEAFADKWFHDNEEGLRGGWDSAQRLKELDGDGVAAEVVFPDADAVDSRTAAPFGVGLGLSGDHDPGLGMAGARAHNRWLAEFVGEHPERHCGVALLPVTAPTDQVVAEVYRAKESGLGALMIPSMWVDKEPYHDRRYDPVWAAAAECGMPVTTHSGAAPRHEYGDHLGIYVSEVTWWPARPLWFLLWSGVFERHPGLKFGVAESGCWWLPNLLWFMDRLYLGAHGGKKLSPFAELRRPPHEYLDRQVFICATNTKRRELAQRYEIGVDNILWGSDFPHPEGTWPDTRAWLSRTFHDIPVTETRRMLGLAAAEVFGFDTGKLAPLARRIGPTPAELGQSEDQSAVEASWARSREVGRHWLTDHDFPALGVTP; via the coding sequence ATGGCCTCCGCGACGGAGCCCTACCTGATCATCTCCTCCGACTGTCACGCCGGGCTGCCCACCGAGGAGTACCGGCCCTATCTGGACGCCCGTTTCCACCGGGACTTCGACGAGTTCGTGGCGGGGCAGGGCCGCCGTCGCGAGGAGATGAACCGCCTCGGCATCCGCAACGAGGCCTTCGCCGACAAGTGGTTCCACGACAACGAGGAAGGCCTGCGCGGAGGTTGGGACTCCGCTCAGCGTCTCAAGGAGCTGGACGGCGACGGCGTGGCCGCCGAGGTGGTCTTCCCGGACGCCGACGCGGTGGACAGCCGGACGGCCGCGCCCTTCGGCGTGGGCCTCGGGCTCTCCGGCGACCACGACCCCGGCCTGGGCATGGCGGGCGCGCGGGCACACAACAGGTGGCTCGCCGAGTTCGTCGGCGAGCACCCCGAACGGCACTGCGGAGTCGCCCTGTTGCCCGTCACGGCGCCCACCGACCAGGTCGTCGCCGAGGTGTACCGCGCCAAGGAGTCGGGACTCGGCGCGCTGATGATCCCCTCCATGTGGGTCGACAAGGAGCCCTACCACGACCGCCGTTACGACCCCGTGTGGGCGGCGGCGGCCGAGTGCGGGATGCCGGTGACGACCCACTCCGGGGCGGCACCCCGCCACGAGTACGGCGACCACCTCGGCATCTACGTGAGCGAGGTGACCTGGTGGCCCGCGCGCCCCCTCTGGTTCCTGCTCTGGTCGGGTGTCTTCGAGCGCCACCCCGGGCTCAAGTTCGGTGTGGCGGAGTCCGGTTGCTGGTGGCTGCCGAACCTGCTGTGGTTCATGGACCGCCTCTACCTGGGCGCGCACGGCGGCAAGAAGCTCTCCCCCTTCGCCGAACTGCGGCGCCCACCGCACGAGTACCTCGACCGCCAGGTCTTCATCTGCGCGACCAACACCAAACGCCGTGAACTGGCCCAGCGGTACGAGATCGGTGTCGACAACATCCTCTGGGGCAGCGACTTCCCGCACCCCGAGGGCACCTGGCCCGACACGCGCGCGTGGCTCTCGCGGACCTTCCACGACATCCCGGTGACGGAGACCCGCCGCATGCTGGGCCTCGCCGCCGCGGAGGTCTTCGGCTTCGACACCGGGAAACTGGCCCCGCTCGCACGGCGCATCGGCCCCACCCCGGCCGAACTCGGCCAGTCCGAGGACCAGTCGGCCGTCGAGGCGTCCTGGGCGCGCTCGCGCGAAGTGGGCCGCCACTGGCTGACCGACCACGACTTCCCGGCCCTGGGGGTGACCCCGTGA
- a CDS encoding DEDDh family exonuclease: protein MLEDRQTAPSATAWPAAYPQGYAVVDVETTGLARDDRIVSAAVYRLDARGEVEDHWYTLVNPERDPGPVWIHGLTSDVLEGAPLFPDIAEEFATRLEGRVLVAHNAVFDWSMIAREYARARREAPVRQRLCTIALSKELGLPLANHKLESLAAHFGVVQQRAHHALDDARVLAEAFRPSLRAAARDGVRLPLLECRPLTEWTDRAAPLIGRQSGGGYSSGHPSGPPASWRPSRKRPACPYPNPGRYEPGKQLKQGMRIAFSGDTSVERDLLEDRAVEAGLHVATSLSRLTSLLVTNDPDSGTSKVVKARQFGTPVVDEAAFGQLLGNVEPATEG from the coding sequence ATGCTCGAAGACCGTCAGACCGCACCGTCCGCCACCGCGTGGCCGGCCGCCTACCCACAGGGGTACGCGGTCGTCGACGTGGAGACCACAGGACTGGCCCGCGACGACCGCATAGTGTCGGCCGCGGTCTACCGGCTGGACGCGCGCGGTGAGGTCGAGGACCACTGGTACACGCTGGTCAACCCGGAGCGGGACCCGGGCCCGGTGTGGATCCACGGGCTGACGAGCGACGTGCTCGAAGGGGCGCCCCTGTTCCCGGACATCGCCGAGGAGTTCGCGACCCGGCTTGAGGGCCGGGTGCTCGTCGCGCACAACGCGGTCTTCGACTGGTCGATGATCGCCCGGGAGTACGCGCGCGCCCGGCGCGAGGCGCCGGTCCGTCAGCGACTGTGCACCATCGCGCTGTCCAAGGAACTCGGCCTGCCGCTGGCCAACCACAAGCTGGAGTCCCTGGCCGCGCACTTCGGCGTCGTCCAGCAGCGCGCGCACCACGCGCTGGACGACGCGCGCGTGCTCGCCGAGGCGTTCCGGCCGAGTCTGCGGGCCGCCGCGCGCGACGGCGTACGGCTGCCGCTCCTGGAGTGCCGGCCGCTGACGGAGTGGACGGACCGGGCGGCGCCGCTCATCGGACGGCAGTCCGGCGGCGGCTACTCGTCCGGCCATCCGTCGGGCCCGCCGGCGAGTTGGCGTCCCTCGCGCAAGCGCCCCGCCTGCCCGTACCCGAATCCGGGCCGGTACGAACCGGGCAAGCAGCTCAAACAGGGCATGCGCATCGCGTTCTCCGGGGACACCTCGGTCGAGCGCGACCTCCTGGAGGACCGCGCCGTCGAGGCCGGGCTGCATGTCGCGACGAGCCTGTCCCGGCTGACCAGCCTGCTCGTCACGAACGACCCCGACTCGGGTACGTCCAAGGTGGTCAAGGCGCGCCAGTTCGGCACCCCGGTGGTCGACGAGGCGGCCTTCGGCCAGCTCCTCGGGAACGTGGAACCGGCCACGGAGGGGTGA
- a CDS encoding glycoside hydrolase family 15 protein, with translation MHPSIEDYALIGDHQTAALVGRDGSIDWLCLPRFDSAACFAKLLGDDDNGHWRIAPKGSDTCTRRAYRPDTLVLDTEWETEDGSVRVTDLMPQRDRAPDVVRIVEGLRGSVTVRSTLRLRFDYGSVVPWVRKSEGHRVAVAGPDSVWLRSEPDVHTWGEDFGTHSEFTVAEGEKIAFVLTWHPSHEPRPKLVDPFEALEQSVADWQAWAGRCRYDGPHRDAVVRSLITLKALTYAPSGGIVAAPTTSLPEEIGGVRNWDYRYCWLRDSTLTLGALLACGYQEEAEAWRNWLLRAVAGDPADLQIMYGLAGERRIPEYELAWLPGFRDSSPVRIGNDAVRQLQLDVYGEVIDSLTLAQHAGLPAEPDMWRLHQALMDFLHTAWRKPDEGLWEVRGPRRHFVHSKVMAWVAADRTVRTLEENPELGGDVDKWRAMRDEVHREVCDRGFDPERNTFTQSYGSRELDAALLLIPRLGFLPPDDPRVVGTVDAVRKGLARDGFVHRYDAEHAELADSQRQGSDLKDVDGLPGGEGSFLVCSFWLADALHLTGRRKEALDLFERLIALRNDVGLLAEEYDPVAGHQLGNFPQAFSHIGLVGTALALFDGDGAGETGVPDTDEAG, from the coding sequence GTGCACCCTTCCATCGAGGACTACGCGCTCATCGGCGACCACCAGACCGCCGCCCTGGTAGGGCGGGACGGTTCGATCGACTGGCTCTGCCTGCCCCGGTTCGACTCGGCGGCCTGCTTCGCGAAACTGCTGGGGGACGACGACAACGGACACTGGCGGATAGCGCCGAAGGGATCGGACACCTGCACACGGCGGGCGTACCGGCCCGACACGCTCGTGCTCGACACGGAGTGGGAGACCGAGGACGGCTCGGTACGCGTCACCGACCTGATGCCGCAGCGCGACCGCGCCCCCGATGTCGTACGGATCGTCGAGGGCCTCAGGGGCAGCGTGACCGTCCGCAGCACCCTGCGGCTGCGCTTCGACTACGGCTCGGTCGTCCCGTGGGTCCGCAAGTCCGAGGGCCACCGGGTGGCCGTGGCCGGCCCGGACTCGGTGTGGCTGCGCAGCGAACCGGATGTGCACACCTGGGGCGAGGACTTCGGTACGCACTCGGAGTTCACCGTCGCCGAGGGCGAGAAGATCGCCTTCGTCCTGACCTGGCACCCCTCGCACGAGCCGCGCCCCAAGCTCGTCGACCCGTTCGAGGCGCTGGAGCAGAGCGTCGCCGACTGGCAGGCCTGGGCGGGCCGCTGCCGCTACGACGGACCGCACCGCGACGCGGTCGTCCGCTCCCTGATCACCCTCAAGGCCCTCACGTACGCGCCGAGCGGCGGCATCGTCGCGGCCCCCACGACCTCGCTGCCCGAGGAGATCGGCGGCGTCCGCAACTGGGACTACCGCTACTGCTGGCTGCGGGACTCCACCCTCACGCTGGGCGCGCTGCTCGCGTGCGGCTACCAGGAGGAGGCGGAGGCCTGGCGCAACTGGCTGCTGCGCGCGGTCGCGGGCGATCCGGCGGACCTGCAGATCATGTACGGCCTGGCGGGCGAGCGGCGGATCCCCGAGTACGAACTGGCGTGGCTGCCCGGCTTCCGCGACTCGTCGCCGGTGCGGATCGGCAACGACGCCGTACGGCAGCTGCAGCTCGACGTGTACGGGGAGGTGATCGACTCGCTCACGCTGGCGCAGCACGCGGGGCTGCCGGCCGAACCGGACATGTGGCGGCTGCACCAGGCCCTGATGGACTTCCTGCACACGGCGTGGCGCAAGCCCGACGAGGGACTGTGGGAGGTGCGCGGCCCGCGCCGGCACTTCGTGCACTCGAAGGTGATGGCGTGGGTGGCCGCCGACCGCACGGTGCGCACCCTGGAGGAGAACCCCGAGCTGGGCGGCGACGTCGACAAGTGGCGCGCGATGCGCGACGAGGTGCACCGCGAGGTGTGCGACCGCGGCTTCGACCCGGAGCGGAACACGTTCACGCAGTCCTACGGCTCCCGTGAGCTGGACGCCGCGCTGCTGCTCATCCCCCGCCTCGGCTTCCTTCCGCCGGACGACCCGCGGGTGGTCGGCACGGTCGACGCGGTGCGCAAGGGACTCGCCCGCGACGGCTTCGTGCACCGCTACGACGCGGAGCACGCGGAGCTGGCCGACTCGCAGCGGCAGGGCTCGGATCTGAAGGACGTCGACGGGCTGCCGGGCGGCGAGGGCTCGTTCCTCGTCTGCTCGTTCTGGCTCGCGGACGCGCTGCACCTGACGGGCCGTAGGAAGGAGGCCCTCGACCTGTTCGAGCGGCTGATCGCGCTGCGCAACGACGTGGGGTTGCTGGCGGAGGAGTACGACCCCGTGGCCGGCCACCAGCTCGGCAACTTCCCGCAGGCGTTCAGCCACATCGGTCTGGTGGGCACCGCCCTCGCGCTGTTCGACGGCGACGGGGCCGGGGAGACTGGAGTGCCCGATACGGACGAGGCAGGATAG
- a CDS encoding SDR family oxidoreductase: MDLGLKDRVYVVTGATRGLGHASARELVADGAKVIVTGRDAKTVADAATALGPNAHGVAVDNADPTAPQSLIAAARERFGGFDGILISVGGPAPGFVADNTDEQWQAAFDSVFLGAVRLARGAAAELGEGGVIGFVLSGSVYEPIAGLTISNGLRPGLAGFAKSLSDELGPRGIRVVGVLPARIDTDRVRELDGYSADPEATRAANEARIPLRRYGRPEEFGRTAAFLLSPAASYLTGIMVPVDGGARSGF; encoded by the coding sequence ATGGATCTTGGACTGAAGGACCGCGTCTACGTCGTCACCGGAGCAACGCGCGGCCTGGGTCACGCCTCCGCGCGTGAACTCGTCGCCGACGGCGCGAAGGTGATCGTCACCGGGCGCGACGCGAAGACGGTGGCCGACGCCGCGACGGCGCTCGGTCCGAACGCCCACGGGGTGGCCGTGGACAACGCCGACCCCACGGCGCCGCAGAGTCTGATCGCGGCCGCCCGTGAGCGTTTCGGCGGCTTCGACGGCATCCTGATCAGCGTCGGCGGCCCCGCGCCCGGCTTCGTCGCCGACAACACCGACGAGCAGTGGCAGGCCGCGTTCGACTCCGTCTTCCTCGGCGCGGTCCGGCTGGCCCGCGGGGCCGCCGCCGAGCTGGGCGAGGGCGGGGTCATCGGCTTCGTGCTCTCCGGTTCGGTGTACGAGCCGATCGCGGGCCTGACCATCTCCAACGGTCTGCGTCCCGGGCTGGCCGGCTTCGCCAAGTCCCTCTCCGACGAGCTGGGTCCGCGCGGGATCCGGGTGGTCGGGGTGCTGCCGGCCCGGATCGACACGGATCGCGTGCGGGAGCTTGACGGGTACTCGGCCGATCCTGAGGCCACTCGGGCGGCCAACGAGGCGCGGATTCCGTTGCGGCGGTACGGGAGGCCGGAGGAGTTCGGGCGGACCGCCGCGTTTCTCTTGTCGCCGGCGGCGTCCTATCTGACCGGGATCATGGTGCCGGTGGACGGCGGGGCCCGGAGCGGGTTCTGA
- a CDS encoding SDR family NAD(P)-dependent oxidoreductase, with product MNLAEGQVAVVTGAASGIGLAMARRFAADGLKVVLADVEEGALEKAAAALREDGAVVHARVVDVGEREEVFALAEETYDKFGAVHVLCNNAGVGSGAEGRMWEHDPNDWKWAFAVNVWGVFHGIQAFVPRMLAGGEPGHVVNTSSGDGGIAPLPTASVYAVTKSAVVTMTESLYAHLRAEHARVGASVLFPGPHMLRTGLWESHRNRPSRYAKQRPRRTPYRSLGQWEAAMKEAGKEVRFTPVEEVADLVADGIRADRFWLLPASEHSDAQIRARSKSMLDRADPAYLENFILD from the coding sequence GTGAACCTGGCGGAGGGGCAGGTCGCCGTCGTCACGGGCGCGGCGAGCGGAATCGGGCTGGCCATGGCGCGGCGTTTCGCGGCCGACGGACTGAAGGTCGTCCTCGCGGACGTGGAGGAGGGCGCCCTGGAGAAGGCCGCCGCCGCGCTGCGTGAGGACGGAGCCGTGGTGCACGCGCGCGTGGTGGACGTCGGGGAGCGCGAGGAGGTCTTCGCACTCGCCGAGGAGACGTACGACAAGTTCGGCGCCGTGCACGTCCTGTGCAACAACGCGGGAGTCGGCTCGGGCGCCGAGGGCCGTATGTGGGAGCACGACCCGAACGACTGGAAATGGGCGTTCGCGGTCAACGTGTGGGGCGTCTTCCACGGCATCCAGGCCTTCGTGCCGAGGATGCTGGCCGGCGGCGAACCGGGCCACGTCGTCAACACCTCGTCCGGCGACGGCGGCATCGCGCCGCTGCCCACCGCGTCCGTGTACGCCGTCACCAAGTCGGCCGTCGTGACGATGACCGAGTCCCTGTACGCCCATCTCAGGGCGGAGCACGCGCGCGTGGGGGCCTCGGTGCTCTTCCCCGGGCCCCACATGCTCCGCACGGGCCTGTGGGAGTCGCACCGCAACCGGCCGTCGCGCTATGCCAAGCAGCGGCCCCGCAGGACCCCGTACCGCAGTCTCGGCCAGTGGGAGGCCGCGATGAAGGAGGCGGGGAAGGAGGTGCGGTTCACGCCGGTCGAGGAGGTCGCCGACCTCGTGGCGGACGGCATCCGCGCGGACCGCTTCTGGCTGCTGCCGGCGAGCGAACACAGCGACGCGCAGATCCGCGCGCGGTCGAAGTCGATGCTGGACCGCGCCGACCCGGCGTACCTGGAGAACTTCATCCTGGACTGA